One window from the genome of Spiractinospora alimapuensis encodes:
- the mug gene encoding G/U mismatch-specific DNA glycosylase, with amino-acid sequence MARPTAEELERARDRVIPDVIAPGLDFLLCGINPGLYSAHTGHHFARPGNRFWPALYRSGLTPRLLRPEEQDRLLQWGLGVTNIARRATARADELTAEDFALGGEILRRKLREYRPRLLAVLGITAFRTTFARPGAGVGRQDLRIEDVPVWVLPSPSGLNAHWSVDAIAEEMTRMRHWLGEPDDALSRPTPQGDADVTRRPTSR; translated from the coding sequence ATGGCACGACCCACCGCCGAGGAGCTGGAGCGGGCCCGCGACCGCGTCATCCCCGACGTGATCGCCCCCGGGCTGGACTTTCTCCTGTGCGGCATCAACCCCGGGCTCTACTCGGCCCATACCGGTCACCATTTCGCGCGGCCCGGAAACCGGTTCTGGCCGGCGCTGTACCGTTCGGGGCTCACCCCTCGGTTGCTCCGTCCCGAGGAGCAGGACCGCCTGCTCCAGTGGGGCTTGGGCGTGACCAACATCGCACGTCGCGCGACGGCGCGCGCCGACGAGCTCACGGCCGAGGACTTCGCGCTCGGTGGGGAGATCCTGCGCCGCAAACTCCGCGAGTACCGTCCCCGGCTGCTCGCGGTCCTCGGCATCACCGCGTTTCGGACCACCTTCGCCCGGCCCGGGGCGGGCGTGGGCCGTCAGGACCTCAGGATCGAGGACGTCCCGGTCTGGGTCCTGCCGAGCCCCAGTGGCCTCAACGCCCACTGGAGTGTCGACGCCATCGCCGAGGAGATGACACGAATGCGCCACTGGCTCGGTGAACCGGACGACGCCCTGTCGCGTCCCACCCCTCAGGGCGACGCGGACGTGACGCGCCGGCCGACGTCCCGGTGA
- the dxs gene encoding 1-deoxy-D-xylulose-5-phosphate synthase: MTLLESINHPDDLKKLHPAQLPRLAREIREFLVREVTRTGGHLGPNLGVVELTVALHRVFDSPDDPVFFDTGHQSYVHKLLTGRQDFSDLRQSGGLSGYPSREESEHDMVENSHASTALSYADGYAKANAVRGRGDSTAVAVIGDGALTGGMAWEALNNIAAGQDRRLVIVVNDNGRSYSPTIGGLADHLASVRMTPAYEQALGVVKASLHRTPLVGQPLYDALHGIKKGLKDAIQPQVMFEDLGLKYVGPINGHDTAAVESALRRAKAFGGPVIVHCITQKGKGHPPAENHEEDQFHAVRAAAPTGASSGPSRPKWTSVFREEMVEVGAERSDVVAITAAMLYPTGLDAFAEAYPNRCFDVGIAEQHAATSAAGLAMGGLHPVVAVYSTFLNRAFDQVLMDVALHRTAVTFCLDRAGVTGPDGASHHGMWDLSILNLVPGLAVAVPRDEPRMRELLREAVAVDDGPTALRYPTGSVPAEVPTLEHRDGLDILHDPTTAELDKDLLLVAVGPMAGLCRDVAERLAQQGIGVTVVDPRWVKPVNPALLREAERHRVLAVVEDSGRAGGVGDAVARAVRERDLDVAVRTFGVEQEFLRHGDRAEILAEQGLSPQDLARDLTAAVAKRASDPVQEPA, encoded by the coding sequence TTGACGCTGCTTGAGTCGATCAACCACCCCGACGACCTCAAGAAGCTCCATCCCGCACAGCTTCCACGGCTGGCGCGGGAGATTCGCGAGTTCCTCGTCCGCGAGGTGACCCGCACCGGAGGCCACCTGGGACCAAACCTCGGGGTCGTCGAGCTCACCGTGGCCCTGCACCGGGTCTTCGACTCTCCCGACGACCCCGTGTTCTTCGACACCGGACACCAGTCCTATGTCCACAAGCTCCTCACCGGGCGCCAGGACTTCTCGGACCTGCGCCAGAGCGGTGGCCTCTCCGGCTACCCCTCGCGTGAGGAGTCCGAGCACGACATGGTGGAGAACTCCCACGCCTCCACCGCGCTGTCCTACGCCGACGGCTACGCCAAGGCCAACGCCGTGCGGGGCCGCGGCGACTCCACGGCCGTGGCCGTCATCGGCGACGGGGCCCTCACCGGCGGTATGGCGTGGGAGGCGTTGAACAACATCGCCGCCGGGCAGGACCGTCGCCTGGTCATCGTGGTCAACGACAACGGCCGCTCCTACTCGCCGACCATCGGCGGTCTGGCCGACCATCTCGCCTCGGTGCGCATGACGCCTGCCTACGAGCAGGCACTCGGTGTCGTCAAGGCGAGTCTGCACCGTACCCCCCTGGTCGGCCAACCCCTCTACGACGCGCTCCACGGCATCAAGAAGGGGCTCAAGGACGCGATCCAGCCGCAGGTCATGTTCGAGGACCTCGGCCTGAAGTACGTCGGCCCGATCAACGGACACGACACCGCCGCCGTCGAGAGCGCGCTGCGCCGGGCCAAGGCCTTCGGCGGGCCGGTGATCGTGCACTGCATCACCCAGAAGGGCAAAGGTCACCCACCGGCGGAGAACCACGAGGAGGACCAGTTCCACGCCGTGCGGGCCGCCGCGCCCACGGGCGCCTCCTCCGGACCGTCGCGACCCAAGTGGACGTCGGTGTTCCGTGAGGAGATGGTGGAGGTCGGGGCGGAACGTTCCGACGTCGTGGCGATCACCGCGGCGATGCTCTACCCGACCGGACTCGACGCTTTCGCCGAGGCGTACCCGAACCGCTGCTTCGACGTCGGCATCGCCGAACAGCACGCGGCGACCTCCGCCGCGGGCCTCGCCATGGGCGGACTCCACCCCGTGGTCGCGGTCTACTCCACCTTCCTGAACCGCGCGTTCGACCAGGTCCTCATGGACGTCGCCCTGCACCGTACGGCGGTCACGTTCTGTCTGGACCGTGCCGGGGTCACCGGCCCGGACGGAGCGAGCCACCACGGGATGTGGGACCTGTCCATCCTCAATCTGGTGCCGGGCCTCGCGGTGGCGGTGCCCCGCGACGAGCCGCGGATGCGGGAGCTCCTGCGCGAGGCCGTGGCCGTGGACGACGGCCCCACGGCGCTGCGCTACCCCACCGGCTCGGTCCCGGCCGAGGTGCCGACCCTGGAGCACCGCGACGGCCTGGACATCCTGCACGATCCCACGACGGCCGAGCTGGACAAGGACCTCCTCCTGGTCGCGGTGGGGCCGATGGCGGGCCTTTGCCGCGACGTCGCCGAACGTCTGGCCCAGCAGGGCATCGGTGTCACGGTGGTCGACCCCCGGTGGGTGAAGCCGGTCAACCCCGCGCTGCTGCGGGAGGCGGAGCGGCACCGTGTGCTCGCGGTGGTCGAGGACAGCGGCCGCGCCGGGGGCGTCGGCGACGCCGTCGCCCGGGCGGTGCGCGAGCGGGACCTCGACGTCGCCGTGCGAACCTTCGGTGTCGAGCAGGAGTTCCTGCGCCATGGAGACCGTGCGGAGATCCTGGCCGAGCAGGGGCTCAGTCCCCAGGACTTGGCGCGGGATCTCACCGCCGCCGTCGCCAAACGCGCGTCGGACCCGGTGCAGGAACCGGCCTGA
- a CDS encoding FAD-dependent oxidoreductase — translation MAPPETLRIAVIGSGPAGIYTAEALTRQESQPVTVDVLDRLPAPYGLVRYGVAPDHTKIKGVAGTLRRSLEHPNVRFLGGVEFGRDLALDDLRRAYHAVVFSTGASVDRRLGVPGEDLAGSVAATDFVNWYCAHPDMDASRFLLDSEEVAVVGAGNVALDVVRILAKSVDELRHTDIPEPMLEVLRASKVRRVHLVARRGPLQARFTAPELRDIGRLENADVVVDPAQVDIDPNSEAVATAARAARTNLKYLREWADRPRAERPRSVEFTFWRRPVRLLGADRVSGLEIEPTELDDEGRLRPAGAPEVLDVGMVFRSIGYMGVGLPDVPFDTASRTVPNDEGRVVTPEGTPLRGVYVAGWIKRGATGVIGTNKSDAAATVRSLLSDLPDLDTGPRVPVEDILDQRGARTVSYSDWQDIDTAERALGESLERGERVKLHAWEEMYGAIGS, via the coding sequence ATGGCCCCTCCCGAAACGCTCCGGATCGCAGTGATCGGATCGGGTCCAGCCGGCATCTACACGGCTGAGGCCCTGACCCGTCAAGAATCGCAGCCGGTGACGGTCGACGTGCTCGACCGACTCCCGGCTCCCTACGGTCTCGTCCGTTACGGTGTGGCACCCGACCACACCAAGATCAAAGGTGTGGCGGGCACGCTGCGCCGGTCCCTGGAACACCCCAACGTGCGCTTCCTCGGCGGAGTCGAGTTCGGCCGCGACCTCGCGCTGGACGATCTCCGGCGCGCCTACCACGCGGTCGTGTTCTCCACCGGAGCCAGTGTCGACCGACGGCTGGGAGTTCCCGGTGAGGACCTCGCCGGCAGTGTGGCCGCGACCGACTTCGTCAACTGGTACTGCGCCCATCCCGACATGGACGCGAGTCGGTTCCTCCTCGACTCCGAGGAGGTCGCGGTGGTGGGCGCGGGCAACGTGGCCCTCGACGTCGTACGGATCCTCGCCAAGTCCGTGGACGAGCTGCGTCACACCGACATACCCGAACCGATGCTCGAGGTGCTGCGGGCGAGCAAGGTGCGGCGCGTCCACCTCGTGGCGCGCCGGGGTCCGCTGCAGGCCCGCTTCACCGCGCCCGAGCTCCGCGACATCGGGCGCCTGGAGAACGCCGACGTGGTGGTCGACCCGGCACAGGTGGACATCGACCCCAACTCCGAGGCCGTGGCCACCGCCGCGCGAGCGGCCCGGACCAACCTGAAGTACCTCCGGGAGTGGGCGGACCGGCCTCGCGCCGAACGACCCCGGAGCGTTGAGTTCACGTTCTGGCGCCGCCCCGTCCGGCTCCTGGGGGCGGACCGTGTGTCCGGCCTGGAGATCGAACCCACCGAGCTCGACGACGAGGGGCGGCTACGCCCCGCCGGAGCGCCTGAGGTGTTGGACGTCGGCATGGTTTTTCGCTCGATCGGCTACATGGGTGTGGGGCTGCCCGACGTCCCCTTCGACACCGCGTCGCGCACCGTCCCCAACGACGAGGGCCGCGTGGTGACGCCGGAGGGCACCCCACTGCGGGGGGTCTACGTCGCCGGTTGGATCAAGCGCGGGGCGACCGGCGTGATCGGCACGAACAAGTCCGACGCCGCCGCGACCGTCCGCTCGCTCCTGTCGGACCTCCCCGACCTCGACACCGGCCCACGCGTCCCGGTCGAGGACATCCTCGACCAACGCGGAGCCCGAACGGTGAGCTACAGCGACTGGCAGGACATCGACACCGCGGAACGCGCCCTCGGGGAGAGCCTGGAACGGGGCGAACGGGTCAAGCTGCACGCCTGGGAGGAGATGTACGGCGCGATCGGGAGTTGA
- a CDS encoding alkaline phosphatase family protein, whose translation MSDHGTTPLVVIDVVGLTPRLLRHMPRLSALAAAGFQAELEPTVPAVTCSMQSTLLTGTPPRDHGSVANGWYFRELGEVHLWRQHNRLVGGEKVWETARRALGGDPRGGDDTYTVANVCWWYAMGASADWTITPRPIYYADGKKEPDCYTYPPALHEELTAELGGFPLFNYWGPTAGLASTEWLVGAARALLRDKRPDLTLVYLPHLDYDLQRYGPDDPRAARAAADLDQAMAPLLMAAKERGATTVALSEYGITPARRPVDVNRALRHAGLLEVYSQDEMEYLDPWTSRAFAVADHQIAHVYVREPEDLARAREVLERLDGVDQVLDRRDQAEIGLDHARSGELVVLAEREAWFTYYYWLDDHYAPDFAKLVEIHRKPGFDPAELFMDPDDPLVKVRAATALARKKSGMRYTMNVIPLNGRQVRGTHGLTPPDPENGPVLLSDAPDAAVPRIHATDVKELLLRLAGADVSSARKSERL comes from the coding sequence TTGAGCGACCACGGCACCACGCCCCTCGTCGTCATCGACGTCGTCGGCCTGACGCCACGCCTGCTGCGGCACATGCCACGTCTCTCCGCCTTGGCGGCGGCCGGGTTCCAGGCCGAGCTGGAACCCACCGTGCCCGCGGTGACCTGCTCCATGCAGTCCACACTCCTCACCGGGACCCCGCCCCGGGACCACGGCTCCGTCGCCAACGGCTGGTACTTCCGCGAACTGGGCGAGGTCCACCTCTGGAGACAGCACAACCGCCTGGTGGGGGGCGAGAAGGTGTGGGAGACCGCCCGCCGCGCCCTGGGCGGGGACCCCCGCGGGGGCGACGACACCTACACCGTCGCCAACGTGTGTTGGTGGTACGCGATGGGGGCCAGCGCCGACTGGACGATCACCCCGCGGCCCATCTACTACGCCGACGGCAAGAAGGAGCCCGACTGCTACACCTACCCGCCCGCACTGCACGAGGAGCTCACGGCGGAGCTGGGCGGCTTCCCGCTGTTCAACTACTGGGGACCGACGGCCGGCCTCGCCTCCACGGAGTGGCTCGTCGGGGCGGCCCGCGCTCTGCTCCGAGACAAGCGCCCCGACCTGACCCTGGTGTACCTGCCGCACCTGGACTACGACCTCCAGCGCTACGGCCCGGACGACCCTCGAGCCGCGCGGGCCGCCGCCGACCTGGACCAGGCCATGGCCCCGCTACTGATGGCGGCGAAGGAGCGCGGCGCGACGACCGTGGCCCTCAGCGAGTACGGCATCACCCCGGCCCGCCGCCCCGTGGACGTCAACCGGGCGCTCCGTCACGCGGGGCTGCTGGAGGTCTACAGCCAGGACGAGATGGAGTACCTCGACCCGTGGACGTCGCGCGCGTTCGCGGTCGCCGACCACCAGATCGCCCACGTCTACGTCCGGGAACCCGAGGACCTGGCCCGCGCCCGCGAGGTACTGGAGCGCCTGGACGGCGTGGACCAGGTACTGGACCGCCGTGACCAGGCCGAGATCGGACTGGACCACGCGCGGTCCGGCGAGTTGGTCGTGCTGGCCGAACGCGAGGCCTGGTTCACCTACTACTACTGGTTGGACGACCACTACGCGCCGGACTTCGCGAAACTGGTGGAGATCCACCGCAAACCCGGCTTCGACCCCGCGGAACTGTTCATGGACCCCGACGACCCGCTCGTGAAGGTCCGCGCCGCCACCGCCCTGGCCCGCAAGAAGTCCGGGATGCGCTACACGATGAACGTCATCCCCCTGAACGGCCGCCAGGTCCGTGGGACGCACGGCCTCACCCCGCCGGACCCCGAGAACGGTCCCGTCCTCCTCAGCGACGCCCCCGACGCGGCCGTCCCCCGGATCCACGCGACCGACGTCAAGGAGCTCCTGTTGCGGTTGGCCGGCGCCGACGTGTCGAGCGCACGAAAATCAGAGCGACTCTAG
- the eboE gene encoding metabolite traffic protein EboE produces MRFRHADGSLVHLAYCANVHPAETLAGIRERLSAVAVPARRRLGAGRIGVGLWLPRGVARTLDGDPAALSDLRDWLTDNGIEVVTLNGFPYQGFGDDVVKTAVYRPDWSTRARLDYTLELARILGHLLPEDAVDGSVSTLPLGWADWWEPQRTVLSRGHLSRLADGLSRVRDDTGRRIRVGFEPEPGCVVETSGDVAGPLAAAIASGVHPRHRDTLGVCLDTCHLAVAFEDPAEALGRLRQVRLPLVKLQASAALHVDHPHSADTRAALSRFAEPRFLHQTRYPAAPGDPAPIGGTHDLPEALALLDRADPPDGPWRVHFHMPLHGEPPGGLRTTRDVLASTLSEVLGGPTALVRHVEVETYTWPVLPAERAGEESPDDTLAAGIAGELAWTREHLIRLGLTEEP; encoded by the coding sequence ATGAGGTTCCGTCACGCGGACGGAAGCCTGGTCCACCTGGCCTACTGTGCGAACGTTCATCCGGCCGAGACGCTCGCGGGGATCCGCGAACGACTGTCCGCCGTGGCCGTGCCAGCGCGGAGGCGGCTGGGGGCGGGCCGGATCGGGGTCGGGCTGTGGCTGCCCCGTGGCGTCGCCCGGACACTGGACGGCGACCCGGCGGCGCTCTCCGACCTCCGCGACTGGCTGACGGACAACGGCATCGAGGTGGTGACTCTCAACGGGTTTCCCTACCAGGGCTTCGGCGACGACGTCGTGAAGACGGCGGTCTACCGACCCGACTGGTCCACACGGGCGCGTCTGGACTACACACTCGAGCTCGCGCGGATCCTGGGCCACCTGCTGCCCGAGGACGCCGTCGACGGCAGTGTCTCGACCCTGCCGCTGGGATGGGCCGACTGGTGGGAGCCACAGCGCACCGTGCTCAGTCGCGGCCACCTGTCGCGCCTGGCCGACGGCCTGTCGCGCGTCCGCGACGACACCGGGCGCCGGATCCGGGTCGGCTTCGAACCCGAGCCGGGCTGTGTGGTGGAGACCAGTGGGGACGTGGCCGGACCTCTCGCCGCCGCGATCGCCTCGGGCGTCCATCCCCGGCATCGCGACACCCTGGGCGTGTGTCTGGACACCTGCCATCTCGCGGTCGCCTTCGAGGATCCCGCCGAGGCGCTGGGGCGATTGCGCCAGGTGAGGCTACCCCTGGTGAAGTTGCAGGCCTCGGCCGCGCTTCACGTCGACCATCCTCACTCCGCGGACACGCGGGCGGCCCTGTCCCGATTCGCGGAGCCACGTTTCCTGCACCAGACGCGCTACCCCGCCGCCCCCGGCGATCCGGCGCCGATCGGGGGGACCCACGACCTGCCCGAAGCGCTGGCCCTCCTGGACCGGGCGGACCCTCCCGACGGCCCCTGGCGCGTCCACTTCCACATGCCGCTGCACGGCGAGCCGCCGGGCGGGCTGCGCACCACCCGCGACGTCCTGGCCTCCACGCTCTCTGAGGTGTTGGGCGGACCGACGGCGTTGGTGCGCCACGTGGAGGTCGAGACCTACACCTGGCCGGTTCTCCCGGCCGAGCGTGCCGGTGAGGAGTCGCCCGACGACACCCTCGCCGCGGGTATCGCCGGGGAGCTGGCGTGGACCCGCGAACATCTGATCCGCCTCGGACTCACGGAGGAGCCTTGA
- a CDS encoding TatD family hydrolase — protein MRIFDPHIHMTSRTTDDYRAMAGAGVRALVEPAFWLGQPRTSVGSFTDYFDGLVGWEPFRASQFGIAHHATIALNPKEANDPRCREVLDVLPRYLAKDGVVAVGEVGYDSMTPDEDEVFARQLQLAREHGLPALVHTPHRDKAAGTRRTLDVVAESGLAPELVVVDHLNEVTIRPVADSGCWMGFSIYPDTKMDPRRMVRLLTEYGTERILVNSAADWGHSDPLTTVHTARAMFDAGFDTDDVDRVLWRNPVEFYGQSGRLRLEVDPGGESTSETFAGNSLRRGAPVDAGER, from the coding sequence ATGCGCATCTTCGACCCACACATCCACATGACGTCCCGAACCACGGACGACTACCGGGCGATGGCCGGCGCCGGGGTTCGCGCCTTGGTCGAGCCCGCGTTCTGGCTCGGCCAGCCCCGCACGAGCGTCGGCAGCTTCACCGACTACTTCGACGGGCTCGTGGGGTGGGAACCGTTCCGAGCGTCCCAGTTCGGCATCGCACACCACGCGACGATCGCTCTCAACCCCAAGGAGGCCAACGACCCGCGGTGCCGCGAGGTGCTGGACGTCCTGCCGCGCTACCTCGCCAAGGACGGTGTCGTGGCCGTCGGCGAGGTGGGGTACGACTCCATGACCCCGGACGAGGACGAGGTGTTCGCGCGCCAGCTCCAGCTCGCCCGGGAACACGGCCTCCCCGCTCTCGTCCACACCCCCCATCGGGACAAGGCGGCGGGGACACGCCGCACCTTGGACGTCGTCGCGGAGTCGGGACTGGCTCCGGAACTGGTCGTGGTCGACCACCTCAACGAGGTGACGATCAGACCCGTCGCCGACAGTGGGTGCTGGATGGGGTTCTCCATCTACCCGGACACGAAGATGGACCCCCGGCGGATGGTGCGTCTGCTCACGGAGTACGGCACGGAACGGATACTGGTCAACTCGGCCGCGGACTGGGGGCACAGCGATCCGCTGACGACCGTGCACACCGCGCGCGCCATGTTCGACGCGGGGTTCGACACCGACGACGTGGACCGGGTGCTGTGGCGTAACCCGGTGGAGTTCTACGGCCAGAGTGGACGGCTGCGCCTGGAAGTGGACCCCGGCGGCGAATCGACGTCCGAGACCTTCGCCGGCAACTCGCTGCGCCGTGGTGCCCCGGTGGACGCGGGTGAGCGATGA
- a CDS encoding EboA domain-containing protein, whose product MRETDPVLRPLRHALSTSAAQWLDTALDSVRAAPSRGLAASFPAAARHCGTAPLASLPGWTVADAARLALLDAVDSPSLSQEVAEVYRYGDAGEKRSVLRCLDPLAPRLGTTALPLVHDALRGNDTTLVAAAVGDYAARHLDPPAYRHAVLKCLFTGVDLANVSGLDARADAEMTRMVGDFAIERVAAGRDVPRGAIHLIVGSPSQVDRIRAELRSTDAHRAAAARRALEVLDAKEN is encoded by the coding sequence ATGCGCGAGACTGATCCCGTTCTCCGACCCCTGCGGCACGCACTCTCCACGTCGGCGGCCCAGTGGTTGGACACGGCCCTGGACTCGGTGCGCGCCGCGCCCTCCCGCGGGTTGGCGGCGTCCTTCCCCGCGGCGGCGCGGCACTGCGGAACGGCGCCCCTGGCGTCGCTGCCCGGGTGGACGGTCGCCGACGCGGCACGCCTTGCCCTGCTGGACGCGGTGGACTCCCCCTCGCTCTCCCAGGAGGTCGCCGAGGTCTACCGTTACGGCGACGCCGGGGAGAAACGGTCGGTCCTGCGGTGTCTGGATCCCCTGGCACCACGTCTGGGCACAACGGCGCTGCCGCTCGTCCACGACGCGCTGCGCGGAAACGACACCACGCTGGTCGCCGCCGCGGTGGGCGACTACGCGGCCCGCCACCTCGACCCTCCCGCCTATCGACACGCGGTCCTCAAGTGTCTGTTCACCGGGGTCGACCTCGCGAACGTGAGCGGGCTCGACGCGCGCGCCGACGCGGAGATGACCCGCATGGTGGGCGACTTCGCCATCGAACGAGTCGCGGCGGGGCGCGACGTTCCCCGGGGCGCGATCCACCTGATCGTGGGTTCGCCCAGCCAGGTGGATCGGATCCGGGCCGAACTGCGCTCCACCGACGCCCACCGGGCCGCGGCCGCGCGGAGAGCTCTCGAGGTCCTCGACGCGAAGGAGAACTGA
- a CDS encoding sugar phosphate isomerase/epimerase family protein: protein MSGVARTGLRLGYGTNGFTNHRLDEAVRVLADLGYDGVALTPDTCHLDPYAPALSRRVGAFARLVDQLGLDVTVETGARYVLDPRHKHSPTLLDEDPEPRLDYLSRCASIAADLGAPTLSIWSGTAAPGIPTDVLWRRLTTNCRRLLDQVRPTGLWVGFEPEPGMFVERVSDYLTLRDRLGRPPGFGITLDIGHCLCVETRTPHDCVHAVGGDLVAVQIEDMRRGVHEHLEPGHGELDFPPVLSALHDLGYRGLVGVELPRHVHAAPAVAERAQRFLRTKEAHARD, encoded by the coding sequence GTGAGCGGCGTCGCGCGAACCGGGCTCCGCCTCGGTTACGGCACCAACGGATTCACCAACCACCGACTGGACGAGGCCGTCCGCGTCCTCGCCGACCTCGGGTATGACGGGGTCGCCCTCACCCCCGACACCTGCCACCTGGATCCCTACGCGCCCGCGCTGTCCCGACGCGTCGGCGCGTTCGCCCGCCTGGTGGACCAGCTCGGCTTGGACGTGACCGTGGAGACGGGTGCGCGCTACGTCCTCGACCCGCGGCACAAGCACTCCCCCACCCTCCTCGACGAGGATCCGGAGCCGCGCCTGGACTACCTCTCACGGTGTGCCAGCATCGCGGCGGACCTCGGGGCCCCCACTCTGTCGATCTGGAGCGGCACCGCCGCGCCCGGCATCCCCACCGACGTTCTCTGGCGACGCCTGACCACGAACTGCCGACGCCTCCTGGACCAGGTGCGACCCACCGGGTTGTGGGTCGGGTTCGAGCCGGAGCCCGGCATGTTCGTCGAACGCGTCAGCGACTACCTGACGCTGCGCGACCGCCTGGGACGCCCGCCGGGGTTCGGGATCACGCTCGACATCGGCCACTGCCTGTGCGTGGAGACGCGCACACCCCACGACTGCGTCCACGCCGTGGGTGGGGACCTGGTCGCGGTGCAGATCGAGGACATGCGTCGCGGCGTGCACGAGCATCTCGAGCCGGGACACGGCGAACTCGACTTCCCTCCGGTGCTCTCCGCGCTCCACGACCTCGGCTATCGGGGCCTCGTCGGCGTGGAGCTGCCCCGCCACGTGCACGCCGCACCGGCGGTCGCGGAGCGTGCCCAGCGATTCCTACGCACGAAGGAGGCCCATGCGCGAGACTGA
- a CDS encoding SCO3242 family prenyltransferase: MRPRDLLSLVRAPAALSVPGDVLAGAAAAGFPYGRRTVAAAGASVCLYWAGMALNDYADRELDAEERPERPIPSGRVTPGQALMTASVLTATGLGLASAAGGRRALGVAAPLAATVWAYDLALKPTVLGPVAMATARGLDVAMGAGAERSALRAVALPAACMAAHTFAVTGLSRDEVSGTTSNRVLAPLATTGAVTSAVLWRSGRPRRSEVGDVRGRVTAVGLALGYAATTGRPLLDAMRRPTPQRVRTAVGAGILAMMPLQAALAAGSGAYRGALGLVGAHPLARRLARRVSPT, encoded by the coding sequence ATGAGACCACGCGACCTCCTGTCCCTCGTGCGCGCTCCGGCGGCTCTGTCCGTGCCCGGAGACGTCCTCGCCGGCGCCGCCGCGGCGGGTTTCCCCTATGGGCGGCGCACCGTCGCCGCGGCCGGCGCGTCGGTCTGCCTGTACTGGGCGGGCATGGCGCTCAACGACTACGCCGACCGGGAGCTGGACGCCGAGGAACGCCCGGAGCGCCCCATCCCCTCAGGCCGGGTCACGCCCGGCCAGGCGCTCATGACCGCCTCGGTCCTCACCGCGACCGGACTCGGCTTGGCGTCCGCCGCCGGTGGACGTCGCGCCCTGGGCGTCGCCGCCCCGTTGGCCGCGACGGTGTGGGCCTACGACCTCGCGCTCAAGCCCACGGTCCTTGGGCCCGTGGCGATGGCCACGGCGCGCGGCCTGGACGTCGCCATGGGCGCCGGCGCGGAACGTTCGGCGCTCCGGGCGGTCGCGCTGCCCGCGGCGTGTATGGCCGCCCACACGTTCGCGGTCACGGGGCTCAGCCGCGACGAGGTGTCGGGAACCACTTCCAACCGGGTCCTCGCTCCCCTGGCCACGACGGGCGCCGTCACCTCGGCCGTACTCTGGCGCTCCGGCCGACCACGCCGATCCGAGGTGGGTGACGTACGTGGCCGGGTGACCGCGGTCGGGCTCGCCCTCGGATACGCGGCGACGACGGGCCGCCCGCTGCTCGACGCGATGCGCCGTCCCACCCCCCAACGGGTACGCACAGCCGTCGGGGCCGGGATCCTCGCGATGATGCCGCTCCAGGCGGCGCTGGCCGCCGGGTCGGGCGCCTACCGTGGCGCGCTCGGACTCGTGGGGGCCCACCCCCTGGCCCGCCGTCTCGCCCGCCGCGTGTCTCCCACGTGA